The Chitinophagales bacterium genome contains a region encoding:
- a CDS encoding peptidoglycan DD-metalloendopeptidase family protein, which yields MCFLFVLNVKEPASRPLVPVKSFCFYLKIILSFSFFLILLAPSSYAQNGQNKEDLEKKRDQIVNQINDLQKQLNQTKKSKSVNLTQLTLLQKKIEVRQKLIHEYTVQINQFDKQINEKSRTIRMLDRNLDTLKKNYANMIYYAYKHRSSYDKLIFLFSADNFNEAFIRLKYLKRYTAYRHMQADLILATEESLKKQMGVLKTAKKDKLQMVMQQTQQKDQLAAEKSEKDKMVKTLSGQEKKIKADLSKKKQEQSQLKKQIADLIRKEIEEQKKIAASAGKTNSSSSSLALTPEAAALSASFENNQGKLPWPVEKGEIIESFGEHPHPLLENVKMKNNGVDIKTGTGASVRALFKGKVVSILSNPGYHKAILIKHGEYFTVYSNLASVNVKTGEEISTKQSIGTVYNNENGITTVHLEIWKGTTLLDPENWLLRK from the coding sequence ATGTGTTTTCTTTTTGTGCTGAATGTTAAAGAACCTGCATCCCGGCCTTTAGTGCCTGTAAAATCTTTCTGTTTCTATTTAAAAATCATACTGAGTTTTTCATTTTTTTTAATACTGCTCGCTCCTTCCTCGTATGCCCAAAACGGTCAGAATAAAGAAGACCTTGAAAAAAAGCGTGATCAGATTGTAAACCAGATTAATGATTTGCAGAAACAGTTAAACCAGACTAAAAAATCAAAATCAGTAAACCTGACACAGCTTACACTTCTTCAAAAAAAAATTGAGGTACGCCAGAAGTTGATCCATGAGTATACGGTTCAGATTAATCAATTTGATAAACAGATTAATGAGAAGTCGAGAACGATTCGCATGCTTGACCGGAATTTAGATACCCTGAAGAAAAATTATGCAAACATGATTTACTATGCTTACAAACACCGGAGCTCATACGACAAATTGATTTTTCTTTTTTCTGCTGATAATTTTAATGAAGCTTTTATTCGCCTTAAATATCTCAAGCGTTATACTGCGTACCGGCATATGCAGGCAGATCTTATACTAGCAACTGAAGAAAGCTTAAAAAAACAGATGGGAGTTTTAAAAACTGCAAAAAAAGATAAGTTGCAAATGGTAATGCAGCAAACACAGCAGAAAGATCAATTAGCAGCAGAAAAATCGGAAAAAGATAAGATGGTTAAAACCCTTTCCGGGCAGGAAAAAAAAATTAAGGCTGATCTTAGTAAAAAAAAGCAGGAGCAGTCGCAATTAAAAAAACAGATCGCTGACCTTATCCGTAAAGAGATTGAAGAACAAAAAAAAATTGCTGCGTCAGCAGGTAAAACCAATAGCTCTTCATCCTCTCTTGCCTTAACTCCTGAAGCTGCTGCGCTTTCTGCAAGCTTTGAAAACAATCAGGGCAAGCTGCCCTGGCCTGTGGAAAAAGGGGAGATTATTGAATCATTTGGAGAGCATCCGCATCCTTTACTTGAAAATGTAAAAATGAAAAATAATGGTGTAGATATTAAAACAGGTACTGGCGCTTCAGTACGTGCTTTATTCAAAGGCAAAGTGGTAAGCATATTGTCAAACCCAGGATATCATAAAGCAATATTGATAAAGCATGGGGAATATTTTACAGTCTACAGCAATTTAGCATCTGTGAATGTAAAAACCGGAGAAGAAATTTCAACCAAACAATCCATAGGAACGGTTTATAATAATGAAAATGGAATTACAACGGTACATCTTGAAATCTGGAAGGGTACTACACTACTCGATCCTGAGAACTGGCTTCTTCGCAAATAA
- a CDS encoding T9SS type A sorting domain-containing protein yields the protein MKKDYSSLIKKLKQYSALAAPLIGAATAANAQIVYTNVQPDATISKNQQGYPIDLDQDGTNDFIIGVIDTVVQFSDKDYFFHEVLADPYNDNSVVATTFQSNGFTFVYPIYFNKGNVIKPELGWNNAASQTMADFQGYVSTNGNGYGSWNNVTDKYLGLRIKKGSKEYYGWARLDIKASKDTVYFTLKDYAVQSTPDTAIEAGDNGGVPTGIFQTTTNDIAIFAYENQVHVSAPSSSKGSMLIRLMNMQGQDVKVYSVNQNQYQFTVADLPRGLYMVSVEQEGTIKTRKISLR from the coding sequence ATGAAAAAAGATTACTCTAGTCTCATTAAAAAGTTAAAACAATATTCAGCCCTTGCTGCTCCTTTAATAGGGGCTGCAACTGCAGCCAACGCTCAAATTGTTTATACAAATGTTCAACCTGATGCCACCATTTCAAAAAATCAGCAAGGTTATCCCATTGATTTGGATCAGGATGGCACAAATGATTTTATTATCGGTGTAATAGATACAGTGGTTCAATTTAGCGATAAAGATTACTTCTTCCATGAAGTTCTCGCTGATCCTTATAATGACAATTCTGTTGTAGCTACCACCTTTCAAAGTAATGGATTCACCTTTGTTTACCCTATATATTTTAATAAAGGAAACGTTATTAAGCCTGAGTTAGGATGGAATAATGCAGCTTCTCAGACAATGGCTGATTTCCAGGGTTACGTATCAACCAACGGAAATGGATATGGCAGCTGGAATAATGTTACAGATAAATATCTGGGTTTACGGATTAAAAAGGGCAGCAAGGAATATTATGGTTGGGCCCGGTTAGATATAAAAGCATCAAAGGATACCGTTTATTTCACACTAAAAGATTATGCTGTTCAATCTACTCCGGATACAGCCATCGAGGCAGGGGATAATGGTGGTGTACCCACAGGAATTTTTCAGACTACAACTAATGACATAGCCATTTTTGCATACGAAAATCAGGTACACGTTTCGGCTCCTTCTTCATCGAAAGGCTCAATGCTGATCCGCTTAATGAATATGCAGGGGCAGGATGTAAAAGTTTATTCTGTTAACCAAAATCAATATCAATTTACAGTTGCGGATCTTCCAAGAGGGCTCTACATGGTATCTGTAGAACAGGAGGGGACTATTAAAACCAGGAAAATTTCTTTAAGATAA
- a CDS encoding T9SS type A sorting domain-containing protein — MKNEKSTLLNKLKAYSASVGTVLSSAAAANAQVVYTDISPDTTLNTDQAQYILDLNNDGTGDYTFTMDLAGNGKGAVMTPGYSQAAGVYNAVGGSLKKNAFDGNYGYPYVFSMSEKIDTAVKFFDLKDLLFQYNNQTYFFPAQIAYTYKASPYGNWFGVEDMYMPLRITKDSSQFYGWVRCSVSEDGQSIKLKDYAYNPKAGQPVFAGQGDPTGINAVADLKINIYAYDGILNIIMDNSVLNNAQLELRSVLGQIVKNVELSKSTSHINVSDLPMGVYIATVYNDGKTFSVKIALTN; from the coding sequence ATGAAAAACGAAAAATCTACACTTTTAAACAAACTAAAAGCCTATTCTGCTTCTGTAGGAACAGTGCTTTCAAGCGCTGCAGCTGCAAATGCGCAGGTAGTATATACAGATATTTCACCGGATACAACACTGAACACAGACCAGGCTCAATATATTCTGGATCTGAATAATGATGGAACTGGTGATTATACATTTACAATGGATTTAGCCGGAAATGGCAAAGGTGCTGTAATGACACCTGGCTATAGTCAGGCAGCCGGCGTATATAATGCTGTTGGGGGGTCTTTAAAAAAGAATGCATTTGATGGAAATTACGGCTATCCGTATGTCTTTTCCATGAGTGAGAAAATTGATACCGCAGTTAAATTTTTTGACTTAAAAGACCTGCTTTTTCAATATAATAATCAAACCTATTTTTTTCCTGCCCAAATTGCTTATACCTATAAAGCCAGTCCTTATGGAAATTGGTTTGGTGTAGAAGACATGTATATGCCTCTTCGCATAACAAAAGACAGCAGCCAATTTTATGGATGGGTTCGCTGTTCAGTCAGTGAAGACGGACAATCTATAAAATTGAAAGACTATGCCTATAATCCTAAAGCCGGGCAGCCTGTTTTTGCAGGCCAGGGTGATCCGACAGGAATTAATGCTGTAGCTGATTTAAAGATAAATATTTATGCTTATGACGGCATACTTAATATTATAATGGATAATTCTGTTTTAAACAATGCTCAATTAGAACTTAGAAGTGTGTTGGGTCAAATAGTAAAAAATGTTGAGTTGTCGAAGTCGACCAGTCACATTAACGTATCCGATTTACCAATGGGTGTATATATAGCCACTGTATATAATGACGGGAAAACATTTTCGGTTAAAATTGCATTAACAAATTAG
- a CDS encoding 3-hydroxybutyryl-CoA dehydrogenase, which produces MKLDEVKCIAVIGSGIMGSGIAQIIAHAGYKTILYDVQREATLKGLDIIKKNLQSAVEKKKILKEEQDQLLSRITLSSNFSDLKCELVIEAIIERLETKSELFTKLEMLNDHNTIICTNTSSIPITLLAKELHHPERLVGMHFFNPAHIMTLVEVISGPATSNENATTVFLLAQKMGKSPVMVKDAPGFIVNRIGKLYHTESLKILEEQIAAMEAIDALLESSGFKMGPFKLIDLIGVDANLNVTKSLYDLFNQEPKFRPSRIQQQLVDAGSLGRKTGAGFYQY; this is translated from the coding sequence ATGAAACTGGATGAAGTAAAGTGTATTGCAGTTATAGGGTCTGGTATTATGGGTTCCGGTATCGCACAAATCATTGCTCATGCAGGTTATAAAACTATCTTGTATGATGTGCAGCGTGAGGCGACACTGAAAGGCCTTGATATCATTAAAAAAAATCTGCAAAGTGCAGTAGAAAAGAAAAAAATTTTAAAAGAAGAACAGGATCAATTGCTTTCGAGAATAACACTTTCATCCAATTTTTCTGATTTAAAATGTGAATTAGTCATTGAAGCAATAATAGAAAGGCTGGAGACCAAATCAGAACTTTTTACTAAGCTTGAAATGCTAAATGATCACAACACTATTATCTGTACGAATACATCTTCTATTCCCATCACTCTTCTTGCAAAAGAATTACACCATCCTGAACGATTGGTAGGAATGCACTTTTTTAATCCTGCCCATATAATGACATTGGTGGAAGTGATATCAGGCCCGGCAACAAGCAATGAAAATGCAACCACTGTTTTTCTTCTTGCTCAAAAAATGGGAAAAAGCCCCGTAATGGTAAAAGATGCTCCCGGCTTTATTGTAAACAGAATTGGGAAATTATACCATACAGAATCATTAAAAATCCTGGAAGAGCAGATCGCGGCAATGGAGGCCATTGATGCATTACTGGAATCAAGCGGATTCAAAATGGGCCCATTCAAGCTGATTGATCTTATCGGGGTCGATGCAAATCTGAATGTTACAAAATCTCTTTATGATTTATTTAACCAGGAACCAAAGTTTCGGCCCAGCCGTATTCAACAGCAGCTGGTTGATGCCGGATCATTAGGAAGAAAAACAGGTGCAGGGTTTTATCAATACTAA
- a CDS encoding ribonuclease E inhibitor RraB has product MAHYNIFRSGKYRFISEDEYREKRVLQRFFNSKVLNQFREQGGGRGKVLPVEFFFYTDDEDKAINLAIEISKLHYEISGIDRDRSDNKWQVKGRAPIMKMENKTLTKWSKQMVDLGYENDCDFDGWNILL; this is encoded by the coding sequence ATGGCACATTACAACATTTTTCGTTCCGGTAAGTATCGCTTTATTTCTGAAGATGAATACCGTGAAAAGCGAGTACTGCAGCGCTTTTTTAATTCAAAAGTGTTAAACCAGTTCCGGGAGCAGGGCGGGGGCAGAGGGAAAGTGTTGCCGGTTGAATTTTTCTTCTATACGGATGATGAGGATAAAGCTATAAATCTGGCGATAGAAATTTCAAAATTACATTATGAAATCTCGGGTATTGATCGGGATCGGAGTGATAATAAATGGCAGGTAAAAGGGCGTGCTCCGATTATGAAGATGGAAAACAAGACACTTACAAAATGGTCTAAGCAAATGGTAGATCTGGGATATGAAAATGATTGTGATTTTGATGGCTGGAATATCCTTCTTTAG
- the guaB gene encoding IMP dehydrogenase: MTSEADKIILDGLTYEDVLLLPAYSEVLPREVKLNSRLTKNIEISVPIISAAMDTVTDWEMAIAMASNGGIGILHKNMSIERQAEAVRKVKRSESGLIIDPITLHPDDTLGIARQLMKDHKIGGIPVVDQSGLLVGILTNRDLRFEKNMKRKISEVMTRGQLITAPEGTDLKKAEIILQENKVEKLPVVDTKGYLKGLITYRDIINLKSHPNACKDRYGRLLVGAAVGVTSNMLDRISALKQNGVDVVCIDTAHGHSRGVLDSIRKVKDNFKDLEIIAGNVATREGALAIAEAGADAVKVGVGPGSICTTRIVTGAGVPQLTAVMEAAKGLEHTDVPIIADGGIRFTGDIVKAIAAGADTVMAGSLFAGVEESPGETIIFEGRKFKSYRGMGSVEAMQEGSKDRYFQDAEDDIKKLVPEGIVGRVPFKGSLTEVMIQYIGGLRAGMGYCGAPDIPTLQKAKFVRVSAAAMRESHVHDVVITNEAPNYSR; encoded by the coding sequence ATGACTTCTGAAGCTGATAAAATTATTCTGGATGGATTAACTTATGAGGATGTACTGCTGCTTCCCGCCTATTCTGAAGTGCTTCCCCGTGAGGTAAAGCTGAATTCGCGCCTTACAAAAAATATTGAAATAAGCGTACCGATTATTTCAGCCGCGATGGACACAGTTACAGACTGGGAAATGGCCATTGCTATGGCAAGCAATGGCGGCATCGGAATACTTCATAAAAATATGAGCATTGAACGGCAGGCTGAAGCAGTCCGGAAGGTGAAGCGCAGTGAAAGCGGGTTGATTATTGATCCGATTACCCTGCATCCTGATGACACACTTGGCATAGCACGTCAGCTGATGAAGGACCATAAAATAGGAGGGATACCAGTAGTAGATCAGTCTGGTTTACTGGTTGGAATACTTACCAATCGGGATTTGCGCTTTGAAAAAAATATGAAGCGTAAAATTTCAGAAGTAATGACCAGGGGACAGCTCATCACGGCTCCCGAGGGAACTGATTTAAAAAAAGCGGAAATAATTCTGCAGGAGAATAAAGTGGAGAAGCTTCCCGTAGTCGATACCAAAGGTTACCTTAAAGGACTAATTACCTACAGGGATATTATCAATTTAAAAAGCCATCCTAATGCGTGCAAAGACAGATATGGAAGATTACTGGTAGGGGCAGCGGTCGGTGTCACGTCAAATATGCTTGATCGGATCTCAGCACTGAAGCAAAACGGAGTCGATGTGGTTTGCATCGATACTGCACATGGGCATTCCCGTGGTGTTTTAGATTCAATAAGGAAGGTGAAGGATAATTTTAAGGATCTCGAGATAATTGCAGGAAACGTAGCAACCAGGGAAGGTGCTCTTGCCATAGCAGAAGCGGGTGCAGATGCAGTAAAGGTTGGCGTAGGCCCCGGTTCGATTTGCACCACCAGGATTGTAACAGGAGCAGGTGTACCACAGCTCACCGCTGTTATGGAGGCTGCAAAAGGATTGGAACATACTGATGTTCCAATAATAGCTGATGGCGGGATACGCTTTACAGGGGATATTGTAAAGGCAATTGCAGCAGGAGCGGATACTGTAATGGCAGGATCTCTTTTTGCAGGCGTTGAAGAGTCTCCCGGTGAAACTATAATTTTTGAAGGAAGAAAATTTAAGTCATACCGCGGTATGGGTTCCGTAGAGGCTATGCAGGAAGGATCTAAAGACCGGTATTTTCAGGATGCGGAAGATGATATTAAAAAATTAGTGCCGGAGGGAATTGTAGGAAGAGTGCCTTTTAAAGGCTCACTTACCGAAGTGATGATTCAATACATTGGCGGATTACGTGCAGGCATGGGATACTGCGGTGCACCTGATATTCCAACTCTTCAGAAAGCAAAATTTGTAAGGGTTTCGGCGGCCGCTATGCGCGAAAGCCATGTACATGATGTAGTAATTACTAATGAGGCACCTAACTATTCAAGGTGA
- a CDS encoding PQQ-dependent sugar dehydrogenase: MKKVNINAIGILFLIFISCSFRNEKKGVSNAADSSISYGVTLKLIASGLEGPIGMAVPADKSGRLFVVEQAGTVRIIKNGQLLTTPFINISSKLDKLSGSYSEKGLLGMACHPDFKTNGKFYLYYSAPPFQKNMDNTSIIAEYTGSPNADLATNSERILFKIDEPESNHNGGQLVFGPDGYLYAGVGDGGGAGDHHGSTGNGQNINTLLGKILRIDINAATGPVAPGDNPFVNKSGQDEIFAYGLRNPWRFSFDRTTGRLFCADVGQNDYEEVDIIERGKNYGWRIMEGSHCYNPSHNCNTQGLIFPIHEYDHTVGKSIIGGFVYRGTKYPEMEGKYIFGDWTGKIFVLVQQPATGSWERRDLAIASADLKNNFYINSFGEDENGELYVLGQNGIGPKKSGVVYRLEFN; this comes from the coding sequence ATGAAAAAAGTAAATATTAACGCAATCGGAATTCTATTTTTAATTTTTATATCCTGTTCATTCAGGAACGAAAAAAAAGGTGTTAGCAATGCTGCTGATTCTTCCATCAGCTACGGAGTTACTTTAAAACTCATTGCTTCCGGGCTGGAAGGTCCAATTGGTATGGCTGTTCCGGCAGATAAAAGCGGAAGGTTATTTGTAGTGGAACAAGCAGGAACGGTTCGCATTATTAAAAATGGTCAATTACTTACCACTCCTTTTATTAACATTTCATCAAAGCTGGATAAACTAAGCGGCTCTTATTCTGAGAAAGGATTGCTTGGCATGGCATGTCATCCGGATTTTAAAACAAACGGAAAATTTTATCTCTACTATTCAGCACCGCCTTTTCAAAAAAATATGGACAATACAAGCATAATTGCTGAATATACTGGTTCACCTAATGCAGATCTTGCTACCAACAGTGAGCGGATATTGTTCAAAATTGATGAGCCAGAGTCCAACCACAATGGAGGTCAGCTAGTTTTTGGGCCGGATGGTTATTTATATGCAGGCGTAGGTGATGGAGGAGGTGCAGGTGATCATCATGGATCTACCGGAAACGGACAGAATATTAATACACTGCTCGGAAAAATTTTAAGAATTGATATAAATGCTGCCACAGGACCTGTAGCTCCGGGTGATAATCCTTTTGTAAATAAATCCGGTCAGGATGAAATTTTTGCTTATGGATTAAGGAACCCGTGGCGTTTCTCTTTCGATCGAACAACCGGAAGGCTGTTTTGCGCAGATGTAGGCCAAAATGATTATGAAGAGGTGGACATTATTGAGAGGGGAAAAAATTACGGATGGCGCATTATGGAAGGAAGCCATTGTTATAATCCTTCCCATAACTGCAATACGCAGGGACTAATTTTTCCCATTCATGAATATGATCATACAGTTGGAAAAAGTATAATTGGTGGTTTTGTTTATCGTGGAACAAAATACCCTGAGATGGAAGGAAAATATATTTTCGGAGATTGGACAGGAAAAATTTTTGTGTTAGTGCAGCAGCCAGCAACCGGATCATGGGAGCGCAGGGATTTAGCTATTGCAAGTGCTGATTTAAAAAATAATTTTTACATAAACAGCTTTGGAGAAGATGAAAATGGTGAGCTCTATGTATTGGGTCAAAATGGTATTGGTCCTAAAAAATCCGGAGTTGTATATCGCCTGGAATTTAACTAA
- a CDS encoding WG repeat-containing protein produces the protein MNKLLACILITFIGLRAVAQQLESFEENNLYGIKESVGGKVIVPAKYQQLFSFAEGVAAVERGDKFGFIDKSGKEVIPPQFAEVNSFSEGLAAVSDGNSWGFIDKSGKIVVPLQYEEVNSFSEGLAVIIKDEEAGYLDKSGTVVIPITYDYCMPFSQGLAVVEKNGLAGIIDQKGNFVIPMKYLEIGEFSEGLAPVNKSNKWGYINRQGAEIIKPEYDYAFLFSEDLAGVMIGDKGGYIDLNNTITIPMVYDKLGTFEDGRALVEMKSKQFYIDKKGHCLNTEEFNCPK, from the coding sequence ATGAACAAACTATTGGCTTGTATATTAATTACATTTATAGGTTTACGTGCCGTGGCGCAGCAACTCGAATCTTTTGAAGAAAACAACCTTTATGGGATTAAAGAATCCGTCGGTGGCAAAGTAATAGTACCTGCAAAATACCAGCAGTTATTTTCTTTTGCAGAAGGTGTGGCCGCCGTTGAGAGAGGAGATAAATTTGGCTTTATTGATAAATCAGGGAAAGAGGTTATTCCACCTCAGTTTGCAGAAGTGAATTCTTTTTCTGAAGGCCTGGCTGCAGTAAGCGATGGAAATAGTTGGGGATTTATAGACAAATCCGGAAAAATAGTTGTGCCATTGCAATATGAAGAGGTGAATAGCTTTAGTGAAGGTCTTGCTGTAATCATAAAAGATGAAGAGGCTGGGTATCTCGATAAATCCGGAACTGTGGTAATTCCGATTACTTATGATTATTGCATGCCTTTTTCCCAGGGTTTGGCTGTAGTTGAAAAAAATGGTTTAGCCGGCATAATCGATCAAAAAGGAAATTTTGTAATACCTATGAAGTACCTGGAGATAGGTGAATTTTCAGAAGGGCTCGCACCGGTTAACAAAAGCAATAAATGGGGATATATAAACCGTCAGGGTGCAGAAATAATAAAACCTGAATACGATTACGCATTTCTTTTTTCAGAGGATTTAGCCGGTGTTATGATTGGGGATAAGGGTGGCTATATTGATTTAAATAATACGATCACTATTCCTATGGTTTATGATAAGCTGGGAACGTTTGAAGATGGCCGTGCCCTTGTAGAGATGAAAAGCAAGCAATTTTATATTGATAAGAAAGGACATTGCCTGAATACAGAAGAATTTAACTGCCCTAAATAA
- a CDS encoding MFS transporter: protein MSGTKVLSTNILNLAVIIAALGYFVDIYDLLLFGIVRVPSLQSLGYSGDELLNKGAYLLNWQMSGMLIGGIIWGIIGDKRGRLSVLFGSIFLYSLANILNGTVQSLEMYAVYRFIAGVGLAGELGAGITLVSEVMTKERRGYGTTLVAAFGIFGAVAGGIVAKEFDWRTAYYVGGALGIGLLILRVGAYESGMFHQVKKEAVPRGNFLSLFSNRKRFAKYGKGILIGIPIWYVIGILITFGPEYAQKLNIGVNSSTGKTIITGGNTIMYHYAGASIGALFCGLLSQYLKRRRSALFYFLLADAICVFIYVSLKGSSVPFFYFFVFLFGIANGYWSVFMTVASEQFGTNIRATVTTTTPNFVRGCVVPMTSLFLFLKTQSGNIITASLSVGIIVLVVSFWALWRTDETFGKDLDYLETM from the coding sequence ATGTCCGGAACAAAAGTGTTGTCAACCAACATTCTTAACCTTGCAGTAATCATTGCTGCACTCGGTTATTTTGTTGATATATATGATCTTCTATTGTTTGGAATAGTGCGGGTGCCAAGCTTACAATCATTAGGTTATAGTGGAGATGAGTTACTAAATAAAGGCGCATACTTACTCAACTGGCAAATGAGCGGAATGCTGATTGGAGGTATTATTTGGGGAATTATAGGAGATAAACGCGGAAGATTGTCAGTATTATTTGGCTCTATATTTTTATATTCTTTAGCAAATATTCTGAATGGTACTGTGCAATCGCTTGAAATGTATGCGGTCTATCGTTTTATTGCAGGTGTTGGCCTGGCCGGAGAATTAGGTGCCGGAATTACACTGGTCTCTGAGGTAATGACCAAAGAACGTCGTGGTTATGGTACTACTTTAGTTGCAGCTTTTGGAATTTTTGGCGCTGTTGCCGGAGGCATCGTAGCAAAGGAATTTGACTGGAGAACAGCTTATTATGTCGGTGGTGCCTTGGGTATCGGATTGCTGATCCTCCGTGTAGGAGCTTATGAATCCGGAATGTTTCACCAGGTAAAAAAAGAGGCAGTACCGCGTGGAAATTTTTTGAGCTTATTTAGTAACCGGAAACGCTTTGCTAAATATGGTAAAGGCATTTTAATCGGTATTCCCATATGGTATGTAATTGGTATTTTAATCACTTTCGGACCCGAATATGCACAAAAGCTTAACATCGGAGTCAATTCTTCTACCGGGAAAACCATCATTACGGGAGGAAATACAATAATGTACCATTATGCTGGAGCTTCTATCGGAGCATTGTTTTGCGGATTGCTGAGCCAGTATTTGAAAAGAAGAAGATCTGCATTGTTTTATTTCCTTTTGGCTGATGCAATATGTGTTTTTATCTATGTCTCATTGAAAGGCTCTTCAGTACCATTTTTTTATTTCTTTGTTTTTTTATTTGGCATTGCAAATGGGTATTGGTCAGTATTTATGACGGTTGCCTCTGAACAATTTGGAACCAACATCAGGGCCACAGTTACTACAACTACCCCTAATTTCGTGAGAGGCTGTGTAGTACCAATGACTTCACTTTTTTTATTTCTGAAAACACAATCCGGCAATATAATAACCGCATCGCTTTCGGTGGGTATCATTGTTTTAGTAGTATCCTTTTGGGCTTTATGGAGAACAGATGAAACTTTTGGTAAGGATCTTGACTACCTTGAAACTATGTAG
- the pheS gene encoding phenylalanine--tRNA ligase subunit alpha, with protein sequence MEVLKSIEDIQAEINNTPITDSTSLEQFRIKYLGSKNVLKDLFAEIINVPSSERREFGQLINTLKLKAEARFEKEKKDLEFSSEKVNEEIDVTRPANFIRIGSLHPVSIVKNKVIDIFSRLGFTVAEGPEIEDEWHNFTALNTPENHPARDMTDSFYIEYPNVILRSQTSNVQVRVMETHKPPIRIIAPGRVYRNETITYKHHIIFHQLEGLYIDKDVSFADLKQTLHYFFYEFFGAEYEYRLRPSYFPFTEPSAEMDIRKKGNTEWMELLGCGMVHPKVLENCGIDPAIYSGYAWGMGIERLPLLKYGITDIRLLFENDVRFLEQFEGVW encoded by the coding sequence ATGGAAGTGCTTAAAAGCATAGAGGATATACAAGCTGAAATAAATAATACGCCGATAACGGATAGTACCTCGTTAGAGCAGTTCAGAATAAAATACTTGGGGAGCAAAAATGTTTTGAAAGACCTTTTTGCAGAAATAATAAATGTTCCATCTTCTGAAAGGAGAGAATTCGGTCAGCTGATTAATACGCTTAAGCTAAAAGCAGAAGCAAGGTTTGAAAAAGAAAAAAAGGATTTAGAATTTTCTAGCGAAAAAGTAAATGAAGAAATTGATGTAACCCGTCCCGCAAATTTTATCCGTATCGGATCCCTCCATCCTGTCTCTATTGTTAAAAACAAGGTGATTGATATTTTTTCCCGTTTAGGGTTTACTGTTGCCGAGGGTCCGGAGATTGAAGATGAGTGGCATAATTTTACTGCTCTGAACACCCCTGAAAATCATCCTGCGAGGGACATGACGGATTCATTTTACATCGAATATCCAAACGTGATTTTACGCTCTCAAACCAGCAATGTACAGGTCCGGGTTATGGAAACCCACAAACCACCCATAAGGATTATCGCCCCGGGTCGTGTTTATCGCAATGAAACCATAACCTATAAACACCACATTATTTTCCACCAGTTAGAAGGGCTTTATATTGATAAAGATGTCTCTTTTGCCGACCTGAAGCAAACGCTTCATTATTTTTTTTATGAATTTTTTGGAGCAGAGTATGAATACCGTTTGCGCCCATCCTATTTTCCATTCACCGAACCTTCTGCAGAGATGGATATTCGAAAAAAAGGCAATACCGAATGGATGGAGCTTCTTGGTTGCGGGATGGTGCATCCTAAGGTTCTGGAAAATTGCGGTATAGATCCTGCAATATATTCGGGATATGCATGGGGAATGGGCATTGAGAGATTGCCCTTGCTAAAATATGGTATAACTGATATCCGATTATTGTTTGAAAACGATGTGCGCTTTCTCGAACAGTTTGAGGGTGTATGGTAA
- a CDS encoding GNAT family N-acetyltransferase, whose product MKIVEAELNRLDELSVMFDAYRIFYHRSSDIEGVRNFLHDRIINRQSVIFLAIEEHQSAVAFAQLYPLFSSINMKPVWLLNDLFVRPQFRNKGISKLLLEKCKILAAESMAHGVLLETEKTNMVGNHLYPSAGFKLYDQTNFYFYENPNY is encoded by the coding sequence ATGAAAATTGTTGAAGCCGAACTTAATAGGTTGGATGAATTGTCCGTCATGTTTGATGCCTATCGGATTTTTTACCATCGATCATCAGACATAGAAGGTGTCCGAAATTTTTTACATGACCGGATTATTAACAGACAATCTGTAATTTTTCTCGCAATAGAAGAACATCAAAGTGCCGTTGCATTTGCCCAACTTTATCCGTTGTTCTCCTCTATCAATATGAAACCGGTCTGGTTGTTAAACGATCTTTTCGTCAGGCCGCAGTTTCGGAACAAGGGTATTTCAAAACTGCTGTTGGAAAAATGTAAAATATTGGCTGCAGAATCTATGGCACATGGAGTGCTTCTTGAAACGGAAAAAACAAATATGGTTGGAAACCATTTGTATCCGTCTGCTGGATTTAAGTTATATGACCAAACTAATTTCTACTTCTATGAAAATCCAAACTATTAA